In Nocardioides sp. JQ2195, a genomic segment contains:
- a CDS encoding lipase family protein — MHWRRLLTATIAAATIAAPMQLAAPTANADESPSFYDTPSTLPAGNGDVVRSEPSTFYLDPLHAIKVDASVQRIMYRSTDRNNTPIAVTGTVITPSSAWSGPGQRPLVAYAVGTQGLGDQCAPSRQLSGGSEYEGAFIAGLVARGYGVVVTDYQGLGTEGVHTYMSREVQGRAVLDSIRAAQRLPAANLPDSGPVAITGYSQGGGAAASAAELEATYAPELDVKGTVAGAIPADLGAVADNLDGSLYFGFLGYAVGGLAETYGIDLPSYLNAKGLDAMQDLAGQCLFASIGEFGFTQSRTLTKDGRPLTDYLAAEPFRTAVGEQLIGNRRPSAPVLVTQSLLDDVIPYAVGRGAAVRWCNRGATVRFSTNMAPTHIGGALHSYPESFAFLEARFAGLPALSSCWRL, encoded by the coding sequence ATGCACTGGAGAAGACTCCTCACCGCCACCATCGCGGCGGCCACCATCGCCGCCCCGATGCAGCTGGCCGCTCCGACGGCCAACGCCGACGAGAGCCCTTCGTTCTACGACACCCCGTCCACCCTGCCGGCGGGCAACGGGGACGTGGTCCGCTCGGAGCCGTCCACGTTCTACCTCGACCCGCTGCACGCGATCAAGGTCGACGCCTCGGTCCAGCGGATCATGTACCGCAGCACCGATCGGAACAACACCCCGATCGCGGTGACCGGCACCGTGATCACCCCCAGCTCCGCCTGGTCCGGCCCGGGACAGCGCCCGCTCGTCGCCTATGCGGTCGGCACCCAGGGCCTCGGCGACCAGTGCGCCCCCTCGCGGCAGCTGTCGGGGGGCAGTGAGTACGAGGGCGCCTTCATCGCCGGCCTGGTGGCGCGTGGCTACGGCGTCGTCGTCACCGACTACCAGGGCCTGGGCACCGAGGGAGTGCACACCTACATGAGTCGCGAGGTGCAGGGCCGAGCTGTGCTCGACAGCATCCGGGCAGCCCAGCGACTGCCTGCCGCCAACCTTCCTGACAGCGGCCCGGTGGCCATCACCGGCTACTCGCAAGGTGGTGGCGCCGCGGCCTCGGCCGCCGAGCTCGAGGCGACCTACGCCCCGGAGCTCGACGTCAAGGGCACCGTCGCCGGCGCGATCCCCGCCGACCTCGGTGCTGTTGCCGACAACCTCGACGGCTCCCTCTACTTCGGCTTCCTCGGCTACGCCGTGGGCGGGCTGGCCGAGACCTACGGCATCGACCTGCCGTCCTACCTCAACGCCAAGGGCCTCGACGCGATGCAGGACCTCGCCGGGCAGTGCCTCTTCGCCTCCATCGGGGAGTTCGGCTTCACCCAGTCCAGGACGCTCACCAAGGACGGGCGACCACTGACCGACTACCTGGCCGCGGAGCCCTTCCGCACGGCCGTCGGCGAGCAGCTGATCGGCAACCGCAGGCCCAGCGCACCGGTGCTCGTCACCCAGAGCCTCCTCGACGACGTGATCCCTTACGCCGTCGGGCGCGGCGCCGCGGTGCGCTGGTGCAACCGTGGCGCGACGGTGCGCTTCTCCACCAACATGGCACCCACCCACATCGGTGGTGCCCTGCACAGCTATCCCGAGTCGTTCGCCTTCCTGGAAGCGCGATTCGCCGGCCTGCCCGCGCTCTCGAGCTGCTGGCGCCTCTGA
- a CDS encoding helix-turn-helix domain-containing protein codes for MLLEVQVTRPGPARSALLDLLAPISENRELLQTLTTYVEESHRRAPTASRLHVHPNTLDYRLRRVRELTGLDPNAPEGRQLIRAALVVRRFVEGGEPRRRAAL; via the coding sequence ATGCTCCTGGAGGTCCAGGTCACCCGGCCCGGCCCCGCCCGCTCGGCCCTCCTCGACCTGCTCGCACCCATCTCGGAGAACCGGGAGCTGCTGCAGACCCTGACGACGTACGTCGAGGAGTCGCACCGCCGCGCGCCGACTGCCAGCAGGCTCCACGTGCACCCCAACACCCTCGACTACCGCCTACGACGAGTCCGGGAGCTCACCGGCCTCGATCCGAACGCCCCCGAGGGTCGCCAACTGATCCGCGCGGCGTTGGTGGTCCGCCGGTTCGTCGAGGGAGGCGAGCCCAGGAGGCGAGCGGCCTTGTGA
- a CDS encoding AzlC family ABC transporter permease, with translation MRAHLRDLSERLGPGTLRDILLVNLAVGIVGVSYGAITVGEGLPLWAPNLMSVVVLGGASQFLFTGIVASGGSPVAAVLAGLLVNARHLPFGFALADSVRNRPLLGSYLMIDEVVAFALVERDAERRRLVFFTCGTCLWIFWNIGSLIGGLLGNAIDNTDAFGLDTAFPAVLIALVMPALRDRRTRVVAVVGALVAVGATPFVPTGVAVLLALTALVLMPVLRTSDGPVPGRRDLPGGGAG, from the coding sequence ATGCGCGCCCACCTGCGGGATCTCTCCGAGAGACTCGGCCCCGGCACGCTGCGCGACATCCTGCTGGTGAACCTGGCCGTCGGCATCGTCGGTGTCTCCTACGGCGCGATAACGGTCGGTGAAGGGCTGCCGTTGTGGGCTCCCAACCTGATGTCGGTCGTCGTGCTCGGTGGTGCCAGCCAGTTCCTGTTCACCGGCATCGTCGCCTCCGGGGGCAGTCCCGTCGCCGCCGTGCTGGCCGGCCTGCTGGTCAATGCCCGACACCTGCCGTTCGGCTTCGCGCTGGCCGACAGCGTGCGCAACAGGCCCTTGCTGGGCTCCTACCTGATGATCGACGAAGTGGTTGCCTTCGCCCTGGTGGAGCGAGATGCCGAGCGACGCCGCCTGGTTTTCTTCACCTGCGGCACCTGCCTGTGGATCTTCTGGAACATCGGTTCCCTGATCGGCGGGTTGCTCGGCAACGCCATCGACAACACCGACGCCTTCGGCCTCGACACAGCGTTCCCCGCGGTGCTCATCGCCCTGGTCATGCCGGCGCTGCGCGATCGGCGTACCCGGGTCGTGGCGGTCGTCGGCGCCCTCGTCGCGGTCGGCGCCACCCCCTTCGTGCCGACCGGGGTCGCGGTGCTCCTCGCCCTCACGGCCCTGGTGCTGATGCCGGTGCTGCGCACGTCCGACGGCCCCGTCCCCGGGCGTCGGGACCTGCCGGGGGGTGGGGCGGGATGA
- a CDS encoding AzlD domain-containing protein gives MISTPVLIGSAVLLGLGTFAFRAAGPLLHARVQVSPPVQALMSMSATVLLVALAVTAAVFDGSAPGGWARVAGVTVAVLLAWRRAPFVLVVLLAAGTTAALRLLGLP, from the coding sequence ATGATCTCGACGCCGGTGCTGATCGGCTCCGCCGTCCTGCTCGGCCTGGGCACCTTCGCGTTCCGCGCGGCCGGGCCGCTCCTGCATGCGCGCGTGCAGGTCAGCCCTCCGGTGCAGGCGCTGATGTCCATGTCGGCGACTGTCCTCCTGGTCGCCCTGGCCGTCACCGCGGCCGTCTTCGACGGTTCCGCTCCGGGTGGATGGGCCCGTGTCGCCGGGGTCACCGTCGCCGTCCTCCTGGCCTGGCGTCGAGCCCCCTTCGTCCTGGTCGTGCTGCTCGCCGCCGGTACCACCGCGGCCCTGCGCCTGCTCGGCC